The DNA segment GGGATGTGCCTTACGACTATTTCATCGACCGGTTCGATGCTGTGCCTGCCAAGGGCGGGCGCGATGCGCGCACGGCCGAGCAGAACATGGGCATACCCGGCATCACCTCGACCCGGTGGTTCGACGCTGTGACCATCGACACCGAAGAAATCGACCAGCGCGACAATATCAAGGCAATGGTTGTCTTCGGGCATGGCGGCAACACTGTGCCACGGATGCAGGACGCCCGTCGCGGTATGGATGCGCTGGACCTGCTGGTCGTCGCTGACCCGCACCCGACAACCTTTGCCGCTTTGCATTCGCGCACCGACAACACCTATCTGCTGCCGATCTGCACGCAGTTTGAATGTGCCGGTTCGCGCACCTCGTCCAACCGGTCGATCCAGTGGGGCGAGAAGGTGGTCGATCCGATCTTCGAGTCGGACAATGACTATGCGGTCATCCACGCCCTTTCCGAACGGCTTGGTTTTGCTGAGGAAATGTTCAAGCCATATGAGATGGTGCAGGGCAAATTCGGGATGGAACCAACCCCGGAATCCATCCTGCGCGAGATCAATCGCGGGTCTTGGTCCATCGGCTACACGGGTCAAAGCCCCGAACGCCTCAAGGCCCATATGGCCAATCAGGAGCATTTCGACCTGATCACCTTGCGCGCGAAACCCGATGCGCCAGAAGAAATTCAGGGCGACTATTACGGCCTGCCATGGCCATGCTGGGGCACGGCTGAGTTCAGACATCCGGGCAGCCACATCCTGTATAACACCAACCTGCCGGTCAAAGAGGGGGGCGGTGCCTTCCGCCCGCGCTTTGGACTGGAACGCGACGGCGAAACACTGCTGGCGGAAGGAAGCTGGCCCGTGGGTTCGGAAATCGAGGATGGCTATCCGCAGTTTACGATGGGCATGCTGAAAGAACTGGGCTGGGATTCGGACCTGACAGCGGAAGAACTGGCTGTCATCGAGCAGATTGGTGAAGGTGACGAAGAGCGCATTGATGCTGTCAGCTGGTCGCTGGACCTGTCGGGCGGTATTCAACGCGTCGCCATCGAGCATGGCTGTGTGCCTTATGGCAACGGCAAGGCCCGTGCGATTGCATGGAACCTGCCTGACCCCATTCCGGTACACCGCGAGCCGATCTATTCGCCGCGTCCTGATCTGGTGGCAGAGCACCCGACCAATGACGACCGCCGCCAGCAGCGTATGCCCAATATCGGCAAGCTGGTGCAACAGGATGTGGTGGATCGCGGCGTTGCGACTGACTTCCCGATCATCCTCACCTCTGGCCGGTTGGTCGAGTACGAGGGCGGCGGCGAAGAAACCCGCTCGAACCCGTGGCTGGCCGAATTGAAGCAGGACATGTTTGTCGAGATCAACCCCGAAGACGCCCGCACACGCGGCATCGTCGATGGGGGCTGGGTCTGGGTGACAGGTCCAGAAGGCGGATCAAAAGCCCGCGTCAAGGCACTGGTGACAGAGCGTGTGAACAAGGGTCTGGCCTTTATGCCATTCCACTTCGCAGGCTGGTTCCAGGGTGAAGACCAGCGCGCAAACTATCCGCAAGGGACAGACCCCATCGTCTTGGGTGAATCGGTCAACGTCATCACGACTTATGGCTATGACCCGGTGACCGGTATGCATGAAGGCAAAGTAACACTTTGCCAAATCGCAGCGGCATAAGGGAGGACTAACAAAATGGCACGGATGAAATTCCTGTGTGACGCAGACCGCTGCATTGAATGCCAGGCCTGTGTGACCGCCTGCAAAAACGAGCATGAGGTGCCTTGGGGCATTAACCGCCGCCGCGTGGTGACCATCAATGATGGTCTGCCGGGCGAACGCTCTGTCTCGATGGCATGTATGCATTGCACCGACGCCCCCTGTGCGGAGGTCTGCCCTGTGGCGTGTTTCTACACCACCGATGACGGTGTGGTTCTGCACAACAAGGACACCTGCATCGGCTGCGGCTATTGCAGCTATGCCTGTCCGTTCGGCGCGCCCCAATACCCGCAAACCGCCAATTTTGGCACACGCGGCAAGATGGACAAATGCACCTATTGCTCTGGCGGTCCAGAACCGGACATGTCGCAGGCGGAATACGTCAAATACGGCGCAAACCGTCTGGCCGAGGGCAAACTGCCACTATGTGCAGAAATGTGCTCGACCAAGGCGCTGCTGGCGGGTGATGGCGACATCATCGCCGATATCTACCGTGAACGCGTGGTCACACGCGGCTATGGGTCGGGTGCCTGGGGTTGGCGCACCGCCTATGGCGACACTGTAACTGTTTAAGGGGGGCAAGATGACTTACCTATCAAGACTGCTTGTTGCCCTGTCACTGGTCGCGGCTTTCGGGCTGATCGCACCCACGGGGGCGCAAGCGCAGGTGAACCCGACGGAAAGTTCGGTCAATGAAGATGCCATGTTTCAGGCATTGGCCGGCGAGAACGCGATTGTCTCTGGCCGCACCACGATTCCCGACCGCGCAGCAGGCAACCTGATCCAGCCCGACAACAAGGCATGGGCCGCGTTGCAAGGGCAAACCCTGCACACGCTGTCGATTGTGGCTGTGGTTGGCATGGTCGCGCTTTTGGCGCTGTTCTATGTGTTCCGTGGCAAAATCAGGGTTGAAAGCGGCTTGTCGGGCCGCACGATCCTGCGTTTCAACTGGGTGGAGCGCTTCGCCCATTGGACGCTTGCTTCGACCTTTATCATTCTTGCGCTGACAGGTCTGAACCTGATTATCGGTAAATCGGTGATCCTGCCGCTGTTTGGCGAAGGGGTGTTTGGCACGATTTCTGCCTATGGCAAGATCGCGCATAACTACCTTGCATGGCCGTTCATGGTCGCTTTGGCGTTGATTATCGTGCTCTGGGTCATTCACAACATCCCCGACAAGGTTGATCTGCAATGGATCAAGCAGGGCGGCGGGTTGCTGAAAAAAGGTGTCCACCCACCTGCGCGCAAATTCAACGCCGGTCAGAAGGTCATCTTCTGGTCTGTGGTGATCGGCGGGATCGGGCTGTCCTATACCGGCTTTATGCTTTTGTTCCCAAGCATTGCTGGGTCGGCGGCAGATTGGCAGTTCTACCAGATCATCCACGCCCTTATTGCAGCGGCACTCTCGGCCATTGTGATCGCGCATATCTATATCGGCTCGGTCGGGATGGAAGGCGCGTTTGATGCGATGGGCTCTGGCGAGGTAGATGAAAACTGGGCCAAAGAACACCATTCGCTGTGGGTCGAGGAAGTCCAAGCCACGCAAAAGCGCAATACGACACAGGTCACGACACCGGCGGAATGACGCCGGGAGGAGGGTCTTGACCGACGCCCGGCGCCAGCAATGGGGCCGGGCTTTTTTTGACACTGGACTTAGACGACAACCGGAAACACCACGCCTATGCACGACCAGATCCACACCACACTTGACACTGTCCTGCTGCCAGACGGCACCGGGCTGTGGGCCTCTGGCCGGGTGTCGGGGCTGAATGTGGCGCAAGGCCGGGTCAGCCTGTCGATCCAGATCACCGCAGATGAGGCGCAGGCCTTCGCCCCGATCCGCGATGCGGTTGAGCAAAAGCTGCGCGCGCTGCCATCGGTCACGACGGTTTTCGCGGTGCTGACCTCGGAGCGTGCGACCCCGCCGCAGATCAAGACGCCCAAGGCAGCCAAGGCCGATCCGCTTGCCGGTATCAGCCATGTGATCGCTGTCGCTTCTGGCAAAGGCGGGGTGGGCAAATCGACCACAACTGTCAATCTGGCGCTGGCCCTGCGCGCGCAGGGTTTGTCGGTGGGCATACTGGACGCAGATATTTACGGCCCATCACTGCCGACCCTTCTGGGCCTGCATGGCAAACCCAGCATGGGAACAGGGCGCAAGCTGAAACCGATGCAGGCTTATGGCCTGAGTGCGATGTCGATGGGCCTGCTGGTCGAGCCTGAAACCGCGATGGTCTGGCGCGGCCCGATGGTCATGTCCGCCATCACGCAGATGATGGCCGATGTCGAATGGGGTGCGCTGGATGTGCTGGTGGTCGATATGCCGCCGGGAACGGGTGACGCGCAACTGGCACTGGCACAAGGCACGAAGCTTGCCGGCGCGGTTATCGTCTCGACCCCGCAGGACCTGTCGCTGATTGATGCGCGGCGCGGGATTGCCATGTTTCGCAAGGTGGATGTGCCGATCCTTGGGATTGTCGAGAATATGTCCCATTTCATCTGCCCCGATTGCGGCAATTCCCATGCCATTTTCGGCCAAGGCGGGGCCGAGGCCGAGGCCGCGCGCCTGAAAGTGCCCTATTTGGGCGGCGTGCCCCTGACAATGGCATTGCGCGCCGCGTCAGATGCGGGCCAGCCCATCACTGCCCGTGACCCCGATGGGCCGCTGGGCCAGATTTACCAACAGATTGCCCGCGCCATGATGGCCGGGCTGACACCCGAAGCGCGGGCACTTCGCCCCGTGCAAACCTGACAGGAGACCACCCATGAAAGCTTTTCTCGCAGCCGTCGTCTTTGCCGTTGTCGTTGCCTTTGGCGCGGCGACATTTCTGGATAGCGGGTTCCAGCAGCCCTCGCACGCCGCCTTCACGACCGAAGGCGCGCGGGTTGATATGCCCGGTACGAACCTGATCGGTAACTGATCCGCACATGCGTCTTGCCGCGCTGTCATTGGCCGCAACACTGGCCGCACTCCCGCCCGCAATGGCGCAGGACATGATCGGGCATGGCGGGCCGGTGGGCGCATTGGATCTGGGCGCGGAGGTGCTGCTCTCTGGCGGGTTTGATACACGTGCGATCCTGTGGGACGAGGCGACAGCCACCGCGCGCAACATCACGCGGTTTCATGATGGCAATGTGACAGCAGTTGCCCTGCTGCCAGAGGGCCAGTTCGTCACGGCAGGGCAAGACGGGCGGCTGGCGATCTGGGACAGCGACGGACGCACCCCTGCCTTTGCCAGTGAGGCGGGTGTATCGGCAGTCGCCTCGCTCGCCGTATCAGACGATGGCGCTTTCATCGCGGCAGGGTTCTGGGACGGGCGCGTGCAACTGCTGGACCGGGACAGTTTGCAGGTGCAGGACTATCAGGCCCATGGCGACCGGGTGACGGGCATAGGCTTTCTGCCTTCGGGTGATCTGGTGACAGTGGGGGGCGATCTGCGCCTGTCACGCTGGAGCAGACAGATGGAAGTGCAGGCCCGCATCGACCTGCCCGATCTGCCCAATGGCCTAACCATCACCCAAGGGCGGATTGCTGTCATCTTTGCGGATGGCGCGCTGCGCCTGTTCTCGGATATGGGCGAATTGCTGCCAGAGCGCTTTCTGACTGACCGGCCACTTGTGTCCGTTGCAGCCACGGACACCGATGTCGCCGCTGCCGCGATTGACGGCACGGTGTGGTTGCTGGACGGGGCCGACCTTGCGCAACGCCATATGTTTGGCGCTGAATCCGGCCCAATCTGGGCCTTGGCGCTGGATGCGGAGCAGGTGTTCACCGCAGGCAATGACGGCGTGATCCGGCGCTGGTCTTTGGCGGATGGCACCGCGCTTGGCGGGGGCGCAGAACTGGCAATGGCGCAAGACTATACCGATGACAGCCGCGGGGCCGAAATCTGGCAATCCTGTGCGGTCTGCCATTCGCTGACCCCAGATGACCATATGCGCGCAGGCCCCAGCCTGCATGGCATTTTCGGCACGCCCATCGCCACGCAGGATGGCTATGACTACTCGTCCGCCCTGCGCCAGATGGAGATTGTCTGGACCCCGCGCACTGTGGCGGAATTGTTTGAATTCGGGCCTGAAGCCTATACGCCCGGATCACGCATGCCGGAACAGCGTATTGGTGATCCTGAAGACCGGCAGGCGCTGGTCGAGTTTCTGGAACGCGCGGCGCAATAGCTTTGTCAGCAGACAGTCGAGCGAAGCACCAAGCGCGGAGTCAAGGCCGCAGGCCGCCGCGCATCGTCGGGCCGCACCCACGGCACGGCGATTTGGCTAACACACACGCAAAGCTCAGGGCTTTCGCGGATTTGGCCACAATAAAACACTATAGCGGGAAGCAAGGATCGCCGCACCGCGGCCCGACGTTGCGCGGCTTTGCGCGCGTAACCGATGTTTCTGAAAAGTCCCGAACCGCTGACACCGCGCTTCGTTTGAGCAACCGACAGCGTATTGCAGCAACACCCATCTATGAGAAAATAAACGCTACCCGAGTTGCGACACGAGCCGCGCGCGCGCTTCCGGCAGGGGTCGGCCAATCGACTCCGACAGCCAGTGTTGCAGGAAAAATCCGCTTAGGTGCAGGGCCTCGCGCGCCTCGCGGGCATCCAGCGCGGCACCAGACAGCAGCCCTGCAGGCAAAACCAGCAACCGCGCGGCGAAATCGCCCGCCGCTTGCACCGTGACCGCGCGCCCTGTGCGGGGCGAGACATAGGCCAGCCCGTCATTGGCCCCCGTTACAGCGCATTGCTGAAGGTCCAGCCCGAAGCCGGTTTCTTCCAGCAAGGTCAGCTCCCACAGGGCATAGTCGCGCAGCCAACCGGCCTGACCAAGCCTGTCCATCAAGGCGACCGTCGCGCCGTACAACACAGGAGAGGCCTGTCTTTCAGGCAGGGCATAGCGGCATAGCGCGCAGGTCGCACTCAGCCCCGCAAGTGCGAGTCTGTCGCTTAGAACCCATGCGGCACGCGCGCGCGTCAACTCCACTGTGAAGCTGCCCATCTGTTCTTCCAGCCGTGCGCGCCACGCCAGATCAAGTTGCGCGCCCGGTTGCAGCACAGGGGCCATCTTGCGCGATGCGCCGCCATGCACGATACCGGCATGTCGGCCATGCAGGGCGGAAAACACCTCGATTATGGCGTTGGCTTCGCCATGCGGCCGCATAGACAGCAAAATTCCTTCGTCGCGCCATTCCATCTTTGTGATGTGCCGTGTCGGTGCCGCTGCGGCAAGTGTTTTCCCACGCGCCCCCCATGATTTAGGGTAGGCCCAACGAATCATCGGAGGGGTCATGGACCCGAAATACCGCATAACGGCCGGACTGATTGGCAGCTTGGGGGTCTTGGTGCTGGGCACCCAGATCATGCTAAGTCTGGAACGGGGCGGACTGGGGCTTGGGGCAACGCTTTGGGCCTTGGCAGGGTTCTTTACCATTCTGACGAATGCGCTGATGGCCGCAACGATGCTGACCATCGCGGCCACAGGACGGCGGCTGTCGTTCGGCTGGATGACAATGGTGACCCAGTCGATGATCGTGGTGGGTCTGATCTATCACATGCTGCTGGCGCATCTGTTCAATTTCAGCGGGCTGTCATGGTGGACGAATCAGGCGTTTCACACGATCCTGCCTGCGATCATGTTGTGGTTCTGGCTGATGGAGACGACACGCCATGACCCGCGCGGCGGGCTGCCCTTGTGGTGGCTGATCTGGCCTGCGGGATATGCCGTCTATGCGATGACGCGGGGCGCGCTGACGGGGTGGTACCCCTACCCGTTCCTGAATGTCGGCCAGCTTGGCCTTGGCGCAGTGGCGATAAACATGGCCGCAATGGTGGCAGGGTTTGCAGTGCTGGGTTACGCGCTGAATGCGATTGGCCAGCGGATGCCCCTGCGCGATTAATGCGCCTGCAAATACGCAGCACAGCCTGACAGTGCGGCATAGTCATCTTCGACAATCGCCACAGGAAACCGCGTCACAAGGTCCGAAAAGCGGCCCATATCGGTAAAGGCAGACTCGAATCCGAACCGCTCCAGCCAGGGCGCGAAGGCACGCGCGACACCGCCGATGAAATACACCCCGCCAAACGGCAGCGTTATCAGGGCCAGATCAGCCGTGACATGCGCCAGCAGCCGCACGTAATGCCGCCCCGTTGCCTGCGCCAGCGCATCGCCCCCCTCCATCGCGGCCATGATCTGCGCCGCATCAAAGGTTCTGCCGGTCTTTGCCTCTTGCGCGTGAAAGGCATAGAGGCGCGCCAGCCCTGCCCCCGACAGCACATCTTCGACCGAGGCGAAACCGCGCCGCGCGATCAGCCAATCCGCCAGCCGGTAATCCATATCACCGCGCAACGGCAGATGAATATGCCCCGCTTCAGCCGGGGGGACGATATGGCCCGCGCCTGCCGCATAGACTGGGGCCGCGTTGACACCAGTGCCCAGCCCGATGACCAGTTTCGGCCCCGCTTCCGGGGTGCCTGTGCGCAGGCGGCGCAGATGCGTTTCGGGCAGATGTGCCAGCGCGTGACCCTGCGCCTGCAAGTCATTGAGCAAGGCAATTTCTGCCATGCCAGTGGCTTGCGCCAATGCGCTTGCGTCCACCTGCCAGCCCAGATTGGTCATTTCGGCCTGCGTGCCGCGCAC comes from the Roseinatronobacter monicus genome and includes:
- a CDS encoding formate dehydrogenase subunit alpha, which translates into the protein MLVKRRTREAASTGRLSQMASGMAAKPLDRRSFLRASGLTVGGLAALSTLGAGMTRRVEAAGFTDNSQPIEIKKNMCTHCSVGCSVIAEVQNGVWVGQEPAYGSPINRGTHCAKGASVRELVHGDRRIKYPMKKVGGEWQRISWDQALDEIAEKMGEIRENSGADSVYLLGSAKFSNEGAYLFRKFAAFWGTNNVDHQARICHSTTVAGVANTWGYGAQTNSYNDIRNAKTVIFMGSNAAEAHPVSMQHILEGKETQNANVIVLDPRFTRTAAHATEYVRFRPGTDIAIINGMLWHIFENGWEDTEYLAQRVYGMDQVREVVKDYTPDVVENISGIDGDTLKRVAETFAKERPSTFIWCMGGTQHTVGTANVRAYNILLLATGNVGHEGTGANIFRGHCNVQGATDFGLDVGNLPCYYGLGEGAWRHWSRVWDVPYDYFIDRFDAVPAKGGRDARTAEQNMGIPGITSTRWFDAVTIDTEEIDQRDNIKAMVVFGHGGNTVPRMQDARRGMDALDLLVVADPHPTTFAALHSRTDNTYLLPICTQFECAGSRTSSNRSIQWGEKVVDPIFESDNDYAVIHALSERLGFAEEMFKPYEMVQGKFGMEPTPESILREINRGSWSIGYTGQSPERLKAHMANQEHFDLITLRAKPDAPEEIQGDYYGLPWPCWGTAEFRHPGSHILYNTNLPVKEGGGAFRPRFGLERDGETLLAEGSWPVGSEIEDGYPQFTMGMLKELGWDSDLTAEELAVIEQIGEGDEERIDAVSWSLDLSGGIQRVAIEHGCVPYGNGKARAIAWNLPDPIPVHREPIYSPRPDLVAEHPTNDDRRQQRMPNIGKLVQQDVVDRGVATDFPIILTSGRLVEYEGGGEETRSNPWLAELKQDMFVEINPEDARTRGIVDGGWVWVTGPEGGSKARVKALVTERVNKGLAFMPFHFAGWFQGEDQRANYPQGTDPIVLGESVNVITTYGYDPVTGMHEGKVTLCQIAAA
- the fdh3B gene encoding formate dehydrogenase FDH3 subunit beta encodes the protein MARMKFLCDADRCIECQACVTACKNEHEVPWGINRRRVVTINDGLPGERSVSMACMHCTDAPCAEVCPVACFYTTDDGVVLHNKDTCIGCGYCSYACPFGAPQYPQTANFGTRGKMDKCTYCSGGPEPDMSQAEYVKYGANRLAEGKLPLCAEMCSTKALLAGDGDIIADIYRERVVTRGYGSGAWGWRTAYGDTVTV
- a CDS encoding formate dehydrogenase subunit gamma; its protein translation is MTYLSRLLVALSLVAAFGLIAPTGAQAQVNPTESSVNEDAMFQALAGENAIVSGRTTIPDRAAGNLIQPDNKAWAALQGQTLHTLSIVAVVGMVALLALFYVFRGKIRVESGLSGRTILRFNWVERFAHWTLASTFIILALTGLNLIIGKSVILPLFGEGVFGTISAYGKIAHNYLAWPFMVALALIIVLWVIHNIPDKVDLQWIKQGGGLLKKGVHPPARKFNAGQKVIFWSVVIGGIGLSYTGFMLLFPSIAGSAADWQFYQIIHALIAAALSAIVIAHIYIGSVGMEGAFDAMGSGEVDENWAKEHHSLWVEEVQATQKRNTTQVTTPAE
- a CDS encoding Mrp/NBP35 family ATP-binding protein, whose translation is MHDQIHTTLDTVLLPDGTGLWASGRVSGLNVAQGRVSLSIQITADEAQAFAPIRDAVEQKLRALPSVTTVFAVLTSERATPPQIKTPKAAKADPLAGISHVIAVASGKGGVGKSTTTVNLALALRAQGLSVGILDADIYGPSLPTLLGLHGKPSMGTGRKLKPMQAYGLSAMSMGLLVEPETAMVWRGPMVMSAITQMMADVEWGALDVLVVDMPPGTGDAQLALAQGTKLAGAVIVSTPQDLSLIDARRGIAMFRKVDVPILGIVENMSHFICPDCGNSHAIFGQGGAEAEAARLKVPYLGGVPLTMALRAASDAGQPITARDPDGPLGQIYQQIARAMMAGLTPEARALRPVQT
- a CDS encoding c-type cytochrome, whose product is MRLAALSLAATLAALPPAMAQDMIGHGGPVGALDLGAEVLLSGGFDTRAILWDEATATARNITRFHDGNVTAVALLPEGQFVTAGQDGRLAIWDSDGRTPAFASEAGVSAVASLAVSDDGAFIAAGFWDGRVQLLDRDSLQVQDYQAHGDRVTGIGFLPSGDLVTVGGDLRLSRWSRQMEVQARIDLPDLPNGLTITQGRIAVIFADGALRLFSDMGELLPERFLTDRPLVSVAATDTDVAAAAIDGTVWLLDGADLAQRHMFGAESGPIWALALDAEQVFTAGNDGVIRRWSLADGTALGGGAELAMAQDYTDDSRGAEIWQSCAVCHSLTPDDHMRAGPSLHGIFGTPIATQDGYDYSSALRQMEIVWTPRTVAELFEFGPEAYTPGSRMPEQRIGDPEDRQALVEFLERAAQ
- the recO gene encoding DNA repair protein RecO codes for the protein MEWRDEGILLSMRPHGEANAIIEVFSALHGRHAGIVHGGASRKMAPVLQPGAQLDLAWRARLEEQMGSFTVELTRARAAWVLSDRLALAGLSATCALCRYALPERQASPVLYGATVALMDRLGQAGWLRDYALWELTLLEETGFGLDLQQCAVTGANDGLAYVSPRTGRAVTVQAAGDFAARLLVLPAGLLSGAALDAREAREALHLSGFFLQHWLSESIGRPLPEARARLVSQLG
- a CDS encoding Pr6Pr family membrane protein, with the protein product MDPKYRITAGLIGSLGVLVLGTQIMLSLERGGLGLGATLWALAGFFTILTNALMAATMLTIAATGRRLSFGWMTMVTQSMIVVGLIYHMLLAHLFNFSGLSWWTNQAFHTILPAIMLWFWLMETTRHDPRGGLPLWWLIWPAGYAVYAMTRGALTGWYPYPFLNVGQLGLGAVAINMAAMVAGFAVLGYALNAIGQRMPLRD
- a CDS encoding ROK family protein, with product MAERDSPVLVADVGGTNTRVALARGRTLVAASTERFRNAEYSGLDAVLQAFLERHRTLPERAAIALAGPVRGTQAEMTNLGWQVDASALAQATGMAEIALLNDLQAQGHALAHLPETHLRRLRTGTPEAGPKLVIGLGTGVNAAPVYAAGAGHIVPPAEAGHIHLPLRGDMDYRLADWLIARRGFASVEDVLSGAGLARLYAFHAQEAKTGRTFDAAQIMAAMEGGDALAQATGRHYVRLLAHVTADLALITLPFGGVYFIGGVARAFAPWLERFGFESAFTDMGRFSDLVTRFPVAIVEDDYAALSGCAAYLQAH